A region from the Bacillus thuringiensis genome encodes:
- a CDS encoding recombinase family protein → MLIGYARVSTHDQNLDLQKDALIQAGCKRIFTDVVSGSTSSRSGLDEALDYVREGDTLVVWKLDRLGRSLKHLIETINILNAEGIAFRSLQENMDTSTSGGKLIFHVFGALAEFEREMIQERTQAGLSAARARGRLGGRPKVMDTTQVSMAKSLMKDPNYSTEDICNTLGVSRATLYRYLQKAK, encoded by the coding sequence TTGTTAATTGGCTACGCTCGTGTATCTACACATGATCAAAATTTGGATTTACAGAAAGATGCCCTTATACAAGCTGGATGCAAACGGATTTTTACTGATGTAGTAAGTGGTTCTACCTCATCTCGCTCTGGACTAGATGAAGCTCTTGATTACGTACGCGAGGGCGATACATTAGTAGTATGGAAATTAGATCGCTTAGGGCGTTCCCTCAAACACCTTATTGAAACCATCAATATATTAAATGCAGAAGGAATTGCCTTTCGAAGTCTTCAGGAAAATATGGATACTTCTACAAGTGGCGGGAAACTCATTTTTCACGTATTCGGAGCATTAGCTGAATTTGAGCGAGAAATGATTCAAGAACGTACACAAGCTGGATTGTCAGCCGCTCGTGCACGTGGTCGTCTGGGTGGAAGACCTAAAGTGATGGATACAACCCAGGTTTCTATGGCTAAATCTTTAATGAAGGATCCAAATTATTCTACTGAAGATATATGTAACACCTTAGGTGTTTCAAGAGCTACATTGTATCGATATCTGCAAAAAGCGAAATAA